One window from the genome of Azospirillum fermentarium encodes:
- a CDS encoding transketolase family protein, which produces MRNAFADEITRLAGADPRVVLLSGDIGNRLFDPYKAAAPERFFNAGVAEANMIGMAAGMALSGLRPVAYTITPFITTRCLEQIRVDVCYHRAPVVIVGVGSGLGYASLGATHHSCEDMAFLRALPGMTVIAPADAWEVRAALRAALAHDGPVYLRIGKKGEPQVHTGVPTDFAIGRGLVVDEGDGICLLAAGTILPVARDTAALLRDQGFSVRLVSLHTVKPLDTALLEDSFARFRAVATVEEHSLIGGLGGAVAEWLADRDPLTAPPVRARLARFGTRDEFLHTAGKQGYARAHFGLTADAIAGRLAALAAV; this is translated from the coding sequence ATGAGAAACGCATTCGCCGACGAGATAACCCGGCTGGCCGGCGCCGACCCCCGCGTCGTCCTGCTGTCGGGCGACATCGGCAACCGGCTGTTCGACCCGTACAAGGCCGCGGCCCCCGAACGCTTCTTCAACGCCGGGGTGGCCGAGGCCAACATGATCGGCATGGCCGCCGGCATGGCGCTGTCGGGGCTGCGGCCCGTGGCCTACACCATCACCCCCTTCATCACCACCCGCTGCCTGGAGCAGATCCGCGTCGATGTCTGCTACCACCGGGCGCCGGTGGTGATCGTCGGCGTCGGTTCGGGGCTTGGCTATGCCTCGCTGGGGGCCACGCACCATTCGTGCGAGGACATGGCCTTTCTCCGCGCCCTGCCCGGCATGACCGTCATCGCTCCCGCCGACGCGTGGGAGGTGCGCGCCGCCCTGCGCGCCGCCCTGGCCCACGATGGCCCGGTCTATCTGCGCATCGGCAAGAAGGGTGAGCCGCAGGTGCACACCGGCGTGCCGACGGATTTCGCCATCGGCCGCGGGCTGGTGGTGGACGAGGGGGACGGCATCTGCCTGCTGGCCGCCGGCACCATCCTGCCGGTGGCGCGGGATACCGCCGCCCTTCTGCGGGACCAGGGTTTTTCCGTGCGGCTGGTCAGCCTGCACACCGTCAAGCCGCTGGACACGGCCCTGCTGGAAGACAGCTTCGCCCGCTTCCGCGCGGTGGCGACGGTGGAGGAGCATTCGTTGATCGGCGGGCTGGGCGGGGCGGTGGCCGAGTGGCTGGCCGACCGCGATCCCCTGACGGCACCGCCGGTGCGCGCCCGGCTGGCCCGGTTCGGTACCCGTGACGAATTCCTCCACACCGCCGGGAAACAGGGCTACGCCCGCGCCCATTTCGGCCTGACGGCGGACGCCATCGCCGGACGTCTCGCCGCGCTGGCCGCCGTCTGA
- a CDS encoding transketolase: MSLPWHDHADALPPPRTLADVAARLRARAVLMSHTAGTPHLGSCLSCADIVAAAYWRVLRLDPQRPEAPERDRFILSKGHAAVTLYAALAHRGFFPASRLATYNGNGDALAEHPGPGCAPGVEAATGSLGHGLPMALGMALAGRIQGRNHRVYALLSDGECNEGSVWEAAMLAPAQRLGNVCVIVDYNKWQATGRSDETLALAPLRDKWASFGWSAHEVDGHDPDALAALMDRLPDGSGRPVALIAHTVKGKGVSFMEDDNNWHYRIPKAEEAAAALKELGQEAMLAATPMVRA, encoded by the coding sequence ATGTCTCTTCCCTGGCACGACCATGCCGACGCCCTGCCGCCGCCCCGGACGCTGGCCGATGTGGCCGCCCGTCTGCGCGCCCGGGCGGTGCTGATGTCCCACACCGCCGGCACCCCCCATCTGGGGTCGTGCCTGTCGTGCGCCGACATCGTTGCCGCCGCCTATTGGCGGGTGCTGCGTCTGGACCCGCAGCGGCCCGAAGCCCCGGAACGCGACCGCTTCATCCTGTCCAAGGGGCACGCGGCGGTGACGCTCTACGCCGCCCTGGCCCACCGCGGCTTCTTCCCCGCCAGCCGGCTGGCCACCTACAACGGCAACGGCGATGCGCTGGCCGAGCACCCCGGCCCCGGCTGCGCGCCGGGGGTGGAGGCGGCCACCGGCTCGCTGGGCCATGGACTGCCCATGGCGCTCGGCATGGCGCTGGCCGGGCGCATCCAGGGGCGGAACCACCGGGTCTACGCCCTGCTGTCCGACGGCGAATGCAACGAGGGATCGGTGTGGGAGGCGGCCATGCTGGCCCCGGCCCAGCGGCTGGGCAACGTCTGCGTCATCGTCGATTACAACAAGTGGCAGGCCACGGGCCGCAGCGACGAAACGCTGGCGCTGGCCCCCTTGCGCGACAAATGGGCCTCCTTCGGCTGGTCCGCCCACGAGGTGGACGGCCACGATCCCGACGCCCTGGCCGCCCTGATGGACCGGCTTCCCGACGGGTCCGGGCGGCCCGTGGCGCTGATCGCCCACACGGTCAAGGGCAAGGGCGTCAGTTTCATGGAAGACGACAACAACTGGCACTACCGCATTCCCAAGGCCGAGGAGGCCGCCGCCGCCCTGAAAGAGTTGGGGCAGGAAGCGATGCTGGCGGCCACCCCCATGGTGCGGGCATGA
- a CDS encoding tetratricopeptide repeat protein — protein MLVSHHILTSALADHQAGHLHRAADGYRKALSIEPANPDALHLLGLTERGDGRPGQALRLMERSLVTQPALFPACFNLARLHHSLGRLDDAEALLRRAWALSPSRDLAVTLASVRLERGHDGAAEQAARTALMLEPADSRILGTMALALNRAGAGDDVVLCTYARACRAAPDQGDIWLNRAAALLARGQAEGARRSAAMARVLLPGDAGALINHANALQTLGRLEEAFTVYEAAQAADPLRGEARMGLANTLSRLVPQWHAPMMNDAVRNDAYEAALRRAVGPDTHVLEIGTGAGLLALMAAAAGARRVTTCEMVAPVAAAARDIVAANGLADRITVIPRRSDALDADSDLGGRADVLVSEILSSELLSEGVLPSLEDAQARLLKPGGTVIPRAGALRCALVGGRFLEDHFETAAIKGFDVRRFRRLVARRAYMQAGAADCTRLSAVFEPFHFDLTGRTRTVPEQRRVAVPVTAGGRCLGVLQWIRLEMDAHTLFENDPADRQPVSGWQPVIYLFDAPVTVRTGQTVMLQAWHNRNQPWFMLDGVTQAR, from the coding sequence ATGCTCGTGTCTCATCATATTCTGACCAGCGCCCTGGCCGACCATCAGGCCGGGCACCTGCACCGGGCGGCGGACGGTTACCGGAAGGCCCTGTCCATCGAACCCGCCAACCCGGACGCCCTGCACCTGCTGGGACTGACCGAACGCGGGGACGGCCGGCCGGGACAGGCGTTACGGCTGATGGAGCGGTCGCTGGTAACCCAGCCGGCTCTTTTCCCCGCCTGCTTCAATCTGGCCCGTCTGCATCACAGCTTGGGCCGGCTGGACGATGCCGAAGCCCTGCTGCGCCGGGCATGGGCGCTTTCACCATCGCGGGATCTGGCGGTGACGCTGGCCTCCGTGCGGCTGGAGCGGGGGCATGACGGGGCGGCTGAGCAGGCGGCACGCACGGCATTGATGCTGGAGCCGGCGGACAGCCGTATCCTCGGCACCATGGCGCTTGCCCTGAACCGCGCCGGCGCCGGGGATGACGTGGTTCTGTGCACCTACGCCCGCGCGTGCCGCGCCGCCCCGGACCAGGGGGACATCTGGCTCAACCGGGCCGCCGCCCTGCTGGCCCGTGGACAGGCCGAGGGAGCGCGGCGCAGCGCCGCCATGGCCCGCGTGCTGCTGCCCGGCGATGCCGGAGCGCTGATCAATCACGCCAACGCGCTCCAGACCCTTGGCCGGCTGGAGGAAGCCTTCACCGTTTATGAAGCGGCGCAGGCCGCCGACCCGCTGCGGGGGGAGGCCCGCATGGGGCTGGCCAACACCCTGTCCCGGCTGGTGCCCCAGTGGCACGCGCCGATGATGAACGACGCCGTGCGCAACGATGCGTACGAGGCGGCCCTGCGCCGGGCCGTCGGCCCGGACACCCATGTGCTGGAGATCGGCACCGGGGCCGGGCTTCTGGCGCTGATGGCGGCGGCGGCGGGGGCCAGGCGTGTCACCACCTGCGAGATGGTGGCGCCGGTCGCCGCCGCCGCCCGTGATATCGTCGCGGCCAACGGGCTGGCGGACCGTATCACCGTCATCCCCCGCCGGTCCGATGCCCTCGATGCCGACTCGGACCTGGGCGGACGGGCCGATGTTCTGGTGTCGGAGATCCTTTCCAGCGAGCTGCTGTCCGAAGGGGTTCTGCCCAGCCTGGAGGACGCCCAGGCCCGGCTGCTGAAACCGGGCGGCACGGTGATCCCCCGCGCCGGGGCGCTGCGGTGCGCCCTGGTGGGGGGGCGTTTCCTGGAGGATCACTTCGAGACGGCGGCCATCAAGGGGTTCGACGTCCGCCGTTTCCGCCGGCTGGTGGCGCGCCGGGCCTATATGCAGGCCGGTGCCGCGGACTGTACCCGGCTGTCGGCGGTCTTCGAGCCGTTCCATTTCGACCTGACGGGCCGCACCCGGACCGTGCCGGAACAGCGCCGCGTGGCGGTGCCGGTCACCGCCGGCGGGCGGTGTCTGGGGGTGCTGCAGTGGATCCGCCTCGAGATGGACGCCCACACCCTGTTCGAGAACGATCCCGCCGACCGCCAGCCCGTGTCCGGGTGGCAGCCGGTGATCTACCTGTTCGACGCGCCGGTGACGGTTCGGACCGGACAGACGGTGATGCTGCAGGCGTGGCACAACCGCAACCAGCCTTGGTTCATGCTGGACGGGGTGACCCAGGCACGGTGA
- a CDS encoding tetratricopeptide repeat-containing glycosyltransferase family protein, which translates to MPPAAPDPLNTPDFQAGLSAFSAGDLVSAEAAFRRVIRAFPDFAPARGNIGVVLRRLERMAEGQTMFHTALALDPAQGDIWSNLSSLEREQRDNAASEVAVRRALRCSPTHVPALCNLGNLLLDQAQFGEAATSYRRALQERPNQAEARKNLGLALLTLGDLREGYREYEWRNTAENLLDLKGDLKWPRWNGESLQGKTLVAVTEQGFGDVIHFARYGQLIEKLGGRMILTCQGPLVRLMRNAIGVSHVVGQGDPLPEADFWAPLMSLPLHFGTEIATIPAPVPYIRSEPELVEQWRAVLPPPVAGSPRVGIVWAGNPQHKNDHNRSLPLPLLDGLLQETGVRFVSLQRDMRPGDAEVLAARPDLIHVGQRLSTFADTAAILENLDMVISVDTSVVHLAGAMAKPVWALLPLVPDWRWMLGRHDSPWYPTLRLYRQPRLGDWGAVIAEVRAHLRAIVARRRPVLI; encoded by the coding sequence ATGCCCCCTGCCGCGCCCGACCCCTTGAACACGCCCGATTTCCAAGCCGGCCTGAGCGCGTTTTCCGCCGGCGATCTCGTGTCGGCGGAAGCGGCGTTCCGGCGGGTGATCCGGGCCTTTCCCGACTTCGCCCCCGCCCGTGGCAACATAGGCGTGGTGCTGCGCCGGCTGGAGCGGATGGCCGAAGGGCAGACCATGTTTCACACCGCCCTGGCGCTTGATCCGGCCCAGGGGGATATCTGGTCCAACCTCAGTTCCCTGGAGCGCGAGCAGCGGGACAATGCGGCTTCCGAAGTGGCGGTCCGCCGTGCTTTGCGCTGCTCTCCCACCCATGTGCCGGCGTTGTGCAATCTGGGGAACCTGTTGTTGGACCAGGCGCAGTTCGGGGAGGCGGCCACCTCCTACCGCCGGGCGTTGCAGGAGCGGCCCAATCAGGCGGAAGCCCGCAAGAATCTGGGATTGGCGCTGCTGACCCTGGGTGATCTGCGCGAAGGCTACCGCGAGTACGAATGGCGCAACACCGCTGAAAACCTGCTGGACCTGAAAGGGGATCTGAAATGGCCCCGCTGGAACGGGGAGAGCCTGCAGGGCAAGACCCTGGTGGCCGTGACCGAGCAGGGCTTCGGTGACGTCATTCATTTCGCCCGCTATGGCCAACTGATCGAAAAGCTGGGCGGGCGGATGATCCTGACGTGTCAGGGGCCCCTGGTCCGCCTGATGCGCAACGCGATCGGGGTGTCCCACGTGGTGGGGCAGGGCGATCCGTTGCCGGAAGCGGATTTCTGGGCCCCCCTGATGAGCCTGCCGCTTCATTTCGGTACCGAGATCGCCACCATTCCCGCTCCGGTTCCCTATATCCGCAGCGAACCGGAGTTGGTGGAGCAATGGCGCGCGGTGCTGCCGCCGCCTGTGGCCGGCAGCCCGCGGGTGGGGATCGTCTGGGCCGGAAATCCCCAGCACAAGAACGACCACAACCGGTCCCTGCCGCTGCCGCTCCTGGACGGGCTTTTGCAGGAAACGGGGGTGCGGTTCGTCTCGCTCCAGCGCGACATGCGTCCCGGCGATGCCGAGGTGCTGGCCGCGCGGCCGGACCTGATCCATGTGGGTCAGCGCCTGTCCACCTTCGCCGACACCGCCGCCATTCTGGAGAACCTGGACATGGTGATTTCGGTGGACACCTCGGTGGTGCATCTGGCGGGAGCGATGGCCAAGCCGGTGTGGGCGCTGCTTCCCCTGGTTCCCGACTGGCGCTGGATGCTGGGGCGGCATGATTCGCCGTGGTACCCCACGCTGCGCCTTTACCGTCAGCCGCGGCTGGGTGACTGGGGGGCGGTCATCGCCGAGGTGCGTGCGCATCTGCGGGCCATCGTCGCCCGGCGCCGTCCGGTCCTGATCTGA
- a CDS encoding SDR family oxidoreductase: MDDKGQASHGNGLDVVTGGAGFIGSHLVEALLARGRRVRVIDNFSTGRPANLAFLGNPPGLEVVEGDIAAPGVADAGLAGAERVFHLAAMADIVPSIQNPDAYFRANVDGTYAVCRAAQAAGVKRFVYTASSSCYGLPDRFPTPEDTPFDPRYPYALTKMLGEQIALHWERVYGLPTLSLRLFNVYGPRSRTSGTYGAVFGVFLAQRLAGKPLTIVGDGTQTRDFTFVTDVVRAFLMAAGSQRSGEIYNVGTGQAQSVNRLVELLGVTETVRLPKRPGEPDCTLADTARIRERLGWAPQVPFEEGVRIMLDHIDYWREAPVWTRDGIAEATADWFKYLGRPAS; the protein is encoded by the coding sequence GTGGACGATAAGGGGCAGGCCAGCCACGGAAACGGGCTGGACGTGGTGACCGGCGGCGCCGGCTTCATCGGCAGCCATCTGGTCGAAGCCCTGCTTGCCCGCGGCCGCCGTGTGCGGGTGATCGACAATTTCTCCACCGGACGCCCGGCCAATCTGGCCTTTCTCGGCAACCCGCCGGGATTGGAGGTGGTGGAGGGCGACATCGCCGCCCCCGGCGTGGCCGACGCCGGGCTGGCCGGGGCGGAACGGGTGTTTCATCTGGCCGCCATGGCCGATATCGTGCCGTCGATCCAGAACCCCGACGCGTACTTCCGCGCCAATGTGGACGGCACCTATGCCGTGTGCCGGGCGGCGCAGGCGGCGGGCGTGAAGCGGTTCGTCTACACCGCGTCCTCGTCGTGCTACGGCCTGCCCGACCGGTTTCCCACGCCCGAAGACACCCCCTTCGACCCCCGCTATCCCTATGCGCTGACCAAGATGCTTGGGGAGCAGATCGCGCTGCATTGGGAACGGGTGTATGGCCTGCCCACCCTGTCGCTGCGGCTGTTCAACGTCTATGGCCCCCGCTCGCGGACCAGCGGCACCTATGGCGCGGTGTTCGGGGTGTTCCTGGCCCAGCGTCTGGCCGGCAAGCCGCTGACCATCGTGGGCGACGGCACCCAGACCCGTGATTTCACCTTTGTCACCGACGTGGTGCGCGCCTTTCTCATGGCCGCCGGCAGCCAGCGGTCGGGCGAGATCTACAACGTCGGCACCGGGCAGGCGCAAAGCGTCAACCGGCTGGTCGAACTGCTGGGCGTTACCGAGACCGTGCGCCTGCCCAAGCGGCCGGGGGAACCCGACTGCACCCTGGCCGACACGGCCCGCATCCGCGAGCGCCTGGGCTGGGCGCCGCAGGTGCCGTTCGAAGAGGGCGTGCGGATCATGCTGGACCACATCGATTACTGGCGCGAAGCCCCGGTGTGGACCCGCGACGGCATCGCCGAGGCGACCGCCGACTGGTTCAAGTATCTGGGGCGTCCGGCATCGTGA
- a CDS encoding PfkB family carbohydrate kinase, translating into MTSPSHPASPFPQRTVRPARSKIVSVEDLPGIAARAKAEGKTVVMAHGVFDLLHLGHVRHLEAARREGSVLIVTLTADAFVNKGPGRPAFPEHLRAEMLGALEYVDWVAVNHQPSAEGLLRSVAPNVYVKGVEYADAGADVTGKITPEREAVESGGGRIVFTDDVTFSSSTLINKYLNVYDPSLQRYLDEMRSRGALDDLLAAVEAVRHMRVLFVGDAIVDEYNYVSPLGKSPKENMIATLFQEQERFAGGVFAAANHAAGLCAQVDVITCLGAADGHEALVRDYLRPNVGLTALWRDTVPTTRKARFIDSYSLRKLFEVYHMDDSPMPEHLDATLCGILGERAGDYDLVVVTDFGHGLLSRTARQVLQDKARFLAVNTQTNSANTGFNLINKYARADFVCLDSNEARLATRDKFSDMADIAGRTLPTVIDCPRLIVTQGKHGCVGFDAADAGGPCRVPALTSTIVDTVGAGDAFFAVTAPMVAAGVPMPLVGFLGNAAGALKVGIVGHRTPVEKAPLVKFITALLK; encoded by the coding sequence GTGACCTCTCCCTCTCATCCCGCTTCCCCTTTTCCGCAGCGGACCGTCCGTCCGGCCCGCAGCAAGATCGTGTCGGTGGAGGATCTGCCGGGCATCGCCGCCCGTGCCAAGGCCGAGGGCAAGACGGTGGTCATGGCCCACGGCGTCTTCGACCTGCTGCACCTGGGCCATGTGCGTCACCTGGAAGCGGCGCGGCGGGAAGGGTCGGTGCTGATCGTCACCCTGACCGCGGATGCCTTCGTCAACAAGGGGCCGGGGCGTCCGGCGTTTCCCGAACATCTGCGCGCCGAAATGCTGGGGGCGCTGGAGTATGTGGACTGGGTTGCGGTCAACCACCAGCCCAGTGCCGAAGGGCTGTTGCGGTCGGTGGCGCCCAACGTCTATGTGAAGGGTGTGGAATACGCCGACGCCGGCGCCGACGTGACCGGCAAGATCACGCCCGAGCGCGAGGCGGTGGAAAGCGGGGGCGGGCGCATCGTCTTTACCGACGACGTGACCTTCAGCTCCTCCACGCTGATCAACAAGTATCTGAACGTCTATGATCCCTCGCTGCAGCGCTATCTGGACGAGATGCGCAGCCGGGGGGCGCTCGACGACCTGCTGGCGGCGGTGGAGGCGGTGCGCCATATGCGCGTGCTGTTCGTCGGCGACGCCATCGTCGATGAGTACAACTACGTCTCCCCCTTGGGCAAATCACCCAAGGAGAACATGATCGCCACCCTGTTCCAGGAGCAGGAACGCTTTGCCGGCGGCGTGTTCGCCGCCGCCAACCACGCCGCCGGCCTGTGCGCCCAGGTGGATGTGATCACCTGCCTGGGGGCAGCCGACGGGCACGAGGCGCTGGTGCGCGATTATCTGCGTCCCAACGTCGGCCTGACGGCGTTGTGGCGGGACACGGTGCCGACCACCCGCAAGGCGCGCTTCATCGACAGCTACTCCCTGCGCAAGCTGTTCGAAGTGTACCACATGGACGATTCCCCCATGCCCGAGCATCTGGACGCCACGCTGTGCGGCATCCTGGGGGAGCGGGCCGGGGATTACGATCTTGTGGTCGTCACCGATTTCGGCCATGGGCTGCTGAGCCGCACCGCGCGGCAGGTGCTGCAGGACAAAGCCCGTTTCCTGGCGGTCAACACCCAGACCAACAGCGCCAACACCGGCTTCAACCTGATCAACAAATACGCCCGCGCCGATTTCGTCTGCCTCGACAGCAACGAAGCCCGGCTGGCCACCCGCGACAAGTTTTCCGACATGGCGGACATCGCCGGGCGCACGCTGCCGACGGTGATCGACTGCCCCCGGCTGATCGTGACCCAGGGCAAGCATGGCTGCGTCGGTTTCGATGCGGCCGATGCCGGCGGCCCCTGCCGGGTGCCGGCGCTGACCAGCACCATCGTCGATACGGTGGGGGCGGGCGACGCCTTCTTCGCCGTGACGGCCCCCATGGTGGCGGCGGGCGTGCCCATGCCGCTGGTGGGCTTCCTCGGCAACGCCGCCGGCGCGCTGAAGGTGGGGATCGTCGGTCACCGCACCCCGGTGGAAAAGGCCCCCCTGGTCAAGTTCATCACGGCTCTCCTGAAGTAG
- a CDS encoding D-sedoheptulose-7-phosphate isomerase, producing MTVPPAARDLDAYFATLSALPRRTAVTDAAGDALDLAAGMGRVAGLLGGLAAGENRVFFIGNGGSAGIASHAAIDYSKNGGFPALALTDGAALTCLGNDYGYDEVFARQLEFHARRGDVLMAVSSSGASANILKAVAAARARGCRVVTFSGFSPANPLRRLGDVNFYVDNGEYGFVEIFHLTLIHAVLDLGTGWRAAMRTAE from the coding sequence ATGACCGTTCCGCCCGCTGCGCGCGATCTCGATGCCTACTTCGCCACCCTCTCGGCCCTTCCGCGCCGGACCGCGGTGACCGATGCCGCGGGGGACGCGCTGGATCTGGCCGCCGGCATGGGCCGGGTGGCCGGGCTGCTCGGCGGGTTGGCGGCGGGGGAAAACCGCGTCTTCTTCATCGGCAACGGCGGGTCCGCCGGCATCGCCAGCCATGCGGCCATCGATTATTCCAAGAACGGCGGCTTTCCGGCCCTGGCCTTGACCGATGGCGCGGCCCTGACCTGCCTGGGCAACGATTATGGGTACGACGAGGTCTTCGCCCGCCAACTGGAGTTCCACGCCCGCCGGGGCGATGTGCTGATGGCGGTGTCCAGTTCCGGGGCGTCGGCCAATATCCTGAAGGCCGTGGCGGCGGCCCGGGCGCGCGGATGCCGGGTGGTGACTTTCAGCGGCTTTTCCCCCGCCAACCCGCTGCGCCGGCTGGGGGACGTGAATTTCTATGTGGACAACGGCGAATACGGGTTCGTCGAGATCTTTCACCTGACCCTGATCCATGCCGTGCTCGACCTCGGCACCGGCTGGCGGGCGGCGATGCGGACGGCGGAGTAG